The proteins below come from a single Argentina anserina chromosome 1, drPotAnse1.1, whole genome shotgun sequence genomic window:
- the LOC126794319 gene encoding flocculation protein FLO11 isoform X2 — MDQILLAWPLWILPHLHLLMMSGKYEYHDGSMNSNEQNARSSPRVEDSASTNISANKATTSAEFHPETTSSGNRSDRMEMHAFPGDDNSSGRQNWNMQFKDAASAAQAAAEAAERAGMAARAAAELSRQYSSEMRNRSNQSAYVPTNTSANNNDHLVNNLQTADQYPQKKSPEHQRHDSLDKVSKKRESGYSQDTLASDMQATVEPDNIPYFGNLRSEKKPSKSSSLSGSSIGSGHQEDVLKEDDNFNYFADLGTGKQSIRSPSPPHPGQFTEISNTHGNFSSVSGEVPFVSAVNSHQSTIGMTSEGNSSLVFDDSGSDDDKYKGQESSLFFASPARNSFPSASLDPWSFEPKTDEVPFKSVSPLRSSPVQHSVPIFSEGLAGTAVSSEPNDFMPVAFDASDGPSSDSEEELDMSKLVPSRDSKFSHEKTVQSLNSGKSQSAIHRSLASSSYDEIHPERSQRMEYSVFSDKGFDDNEFLGSEPSPRQKKSGLDTNAKEHLPQTLKDSEECSCVSDTDSDLLAFGVLKGGLRNKGFRHPPYNRILSGNAFSGKQDTRDTPRVRASVVANMSGEEPHSRKGSTKLDKEKSTKTPITYVAPDDDSSEDELSHETLSSSRQDLYNQKLVSPVVLDDSSEDELSHVTLGSNGQDLYHQKSVSQEKTSSSSAFFLNSDDSEAEEDIPRKVSTTNARPSSKLSRRTQSSSSSSVRSSSSRTTVVPDASRTKDYGKSSSRSSNATETVQEPSGSQEWLRPIEQPTSYSIPESKKTGSPVYQNSSSRSYSATETPSASSQFRSSERLASQEWRRPVEQAAPKPKVESKRSSRVETSKSFAREESSNTPPVDVRSERIETTESSRPPGSKSFGREQSSNSLKIKRSESSESSKSSGFKSFARDQASNLPAKVVKPERTEPSKFSPPKSFTREQTSNPAPKIVRSESSETSKSSSSVGKASHVHPKLPDSDDLFAKFAALKQNRQ, encoded by the exons ATGGACCAAATACTTTTGGCATGGCCGCTCTGGATTCTGCCCCACCTCCACCTTCTCATGATGTCAGG AAAATATGAGTATCATGATGGATCCATGAACTCAAATGAGCAGAATGCAAGATCATCACCCCGCGTGGAGGATTCTGCTTCTACAAATATTTCTGCCAACAAAGCAACCACATCTGCAGAATTTCATCCAGAAACGACATCTTCAG GAAACAGAAGTGATAGAATGGAAATGCATGCATTTCCTGGGGATGATAATTCTTCAGGCAGGCAGAACTGGAATATGCAATTCAAGGATGCCGCCTCAGCAGCACAGGCAGCTGCTGAAGCAGCAGAACGAGCAGGCATGGCAGCCAGAGCAGCTGCAGAACTGTCGAGGCAATATTCATCTGAAATGCGCAATAGAAGTAACCAGTCAGCCTATGTGCCAACTAATACAAGTGCCAATAATAATGATCATTTGGTGAATAATCTCCAGACAGCAGATCAATATCCTCAAAAGAAGTCACCTGAACATCAAAGACATGACAGTTTAGATAAGGTGAGCAAGAAGAGAGAATCTGGTTATTCTCAGGATACGCTTGCGAGTGATATGCAAGCAACTGTCGAACCTGACAATATTCCCTACTTTGGAAATTTAAGATCTGAAAAGAAACCTAGCAAGAGTTCCTCCCTATCTGGTTCAAGCATTGGTAGTGGTCATCAGGAAGATGTTTTGAAAGAGGATGataatttcaattattttGCAGATCTGGGTACTGGAAAACAATCTATCAGGtctccctctcctcctcaTCCAGGGCAATTTACTGAAATTAGTAACACTCATGGTAATTTTTCAAGTGTTTCTGGTGAGGTTCCTTTTGTTAGTGCTGTTAACAGCCATCAAAGCACAATTGGAATGACTTCTGAGGGAAATTCTTCTCTGGTTTTTGATGATTCTGGTTCAGATGATGATAAATATAAGGGACAAGAATCAAGTTTGTTTTTTGCTTCTCCTGCTAGAAACTCCTTTCCTTCAGCTAGTTTAGATCCTTGGAGTTTCGAGCCAAAGACAGATGAAGTACCATTCAAGAGCGTTTCACCATTACGTTCTTCACCAGTGCAGCACTCCGTCCCCATCTTTTCTGAAGGTTTGGCAGGTACTGCAGTCTCTTCAGAACCAAATGACTTTATGCCTGTTGCTTTTGATGCTTCAGATGGCCCAAGTTCAGACAGTGAGGAGGAGCTAGACATGTCTAAGCTTGTCCCGAGCAGAGATTCTAAATTTTCACATGAGAAGACTGTTCAGTCCTTAAATTCAGGGAAGAGCCAGAGTGCTATCCATAGGTCATTAGCATCTTCATCCTATGATGAAATACATCCTGAAAGAAGCCAGAGAATGGAATATAGTGTTTTCTCAGATAAAGGGTTTGATGATAATGAATTTCTTGGTAGTGAACCATCTCCAAGACAGAAAAAATCTGGATTAGATACTAATGCCAAGGAACATTTACCTCAAACATTGAAAGACAGTGAGGAATGTAGTTGTGTAAGTGATACTGACAGTGACTTATTGGCCTTTGGGGTCTTGAAAGGTGGCCTCAGGAACAAGGGTTTTAGGCATCCACCATATAATCGGATTTTATCAGGCAATGCTTTTTCGGGAAAACAAGATACTCGAGATACTCCACGGGTCAGGGCTTCGGTTGTTGCTAATATGTCTGGTGAAGAGCCACATAGCCGGAAAGGGAGCACTAAGCTAGATAAAGAAAAAAGCACGAAAACCCCCATCACATATGTTGCTCCTGATGATGATTCTTCAGAGGATGAACTCTCACATGAAACTCTAAGTAGTAGTCGCCAAGACCTGTACAATCAGAAGTTGGTCTCTCCAGTAgtacttgatgattcttcagaGGATGAACTCTCACATGTAACTCTTGGCAGTAATGGCCAAGACCTGTACCATCAGAAATCAGTCTCCCAAGAAAAGACAAGCTCAAGTTCTGCATTTTTCTTAAATTCAGATGATAGTGAGGCTGAGGAAGATATTCCTAGAAAAGTTTCCACCACCAACGCTCGTCCAAGTTCAAAACTTTCTAGAAGGACACAGTCCTCTTCTTCAAGTTCTGTTAGAAGTTCTAGCTCAAGGACAACAGTTGTACCTGATGCATCAAGGACTAAAGATTACGGAAAATCTTCTTCTAGAAGTTCTAATGCCACTGAAACTGTACAGGAGCCCTCAGGAAGTCAGGAATGGCTGAGACCTATAGAACAACCAACTTCATATTCAATTCCAGAATCCAAGAAGACTGGGTCACCAGTCTATCAGAATTCCTCCTCAAGAAGTTATAGTGCCACCGAAACTCCTAGTGCCTCATCTCAGTTCAGGAGCTCAGAACGTTTGGCAAGTCAGGAGTGGCGCAGACCAGTAGAACAAGCAGCTCCTAAGCCGAAAGTGGAATCTAAGAGGTCCTCACGTGTAGAGACTTCAAAGTCGTTTGCAAGGGAGGAATCATCCAATACGCCTCCAGTAGATGTGAGATCAGAGAGAATTGAAACTACTGAATCTTCAAGGCCCCCAGGATCAAAGTCGTTTGGAAGAGAACAATCATCTAATTCTCTTAAGATAAAAAGATCAGAAAGCAGCGAAAGTTCCAAGTCCTCGGGTTTCAAGTCATTTGCTAGAGACCAAGCATCCAATCTGCCTGCAAAGGTGGTAAAACCAGAGAGAACTGAACCTTCAAAGTTCTCTCCTCCAAAGTCATTCACAAGGGAGCAAACTTCTAACCCTGCTCCAAAGATTGTAAGATCAGAAAGCTCTGAAACTTCAAAGTCCTCCTCTTCAGTGGGAAAGGCTTCTCATGTCCACCCGAAGCTTCCCGACTCTGATGACTTGTTTGCCAAGTTTGCAGCCCTCAAGCAGAATCGTCAATAA
- the LOC126794319 gene encoding flocculation protein FLO11 isoform X1: protein MLHRSFKPAKCKTALKLAVSRIKLLKNKKDAQVKQIKKELAQMMESGQYRTARIRVEHVVREEKLRAAYELVEIYCELIAARLSMVEAQKNCPIDLKEAVSSVMFASPRCSDVPELMDIRKHFTAKYGKEFVSAAVELRPDSGVSRMLIEKLSTKSPDGPTKMKILAAIAEEHNVKWDPEAFEEKPPEDLLNGPNTFGMAALDSAPPPPSHDVRVPPNFQIPPSSMASKAHVEPPPDYQSPNAQVPRRKYEYHDGSMNSNEQNARSSPRVEDSASTNISANKATTSAEFHPETTSSGNRSDRMEMHAFPGDDNSSGRQNWNMQFKDAASAAQAAAEAAERAGMAARAAAELSRQYSSEMRNRSNQSAYVPTNTSANNNDHLVNNLQTADQYPQKKSPEHQRHDSLDKVSKKRESGYSQDTLASDMQATVEPDNIPYFGNLRSEKKPSKSSSLSGSSIGSGHQEDVLKEDDNFNYFADLGTGKQSIRSPSPPHPGQFTEISNTHGNFSSVSGEVPFVSAVNSHQSTIGMTSEGNSSLVFDDSGSDDDKYKGQESSLFFASPARNSFPSASLDPWSFEPKTDEVPFKSVSPLRSSPVQHSVPIFSEGLAGTAVSSEPNDFMPVAFDASDGPSSDSEEELDMSKLVPSRDSKFSHEKTVQSLNSGKSQSAIHRSLASSSYDEIHPERSQRMEYSVFSDKGFDDNEFLGSEPSPRQKKSGLDTNAKEHLPQTLKDSEECSCVSDTDSDLLAFGVLKGGLRNKGFRHPPYNRILSGNAFSGKQDTRDTPRVRASVVANMSGEEPHSRKGSTKLDKEKSTKTPITYVAPDDDSSEDELSHETLSSSRQDLYNQKLVSPVVLDDSSEDELSHVTLGSNGQDLYHQKSVSQEKTSSSSAFFLNSDDSEAEEDIPRKVSTTNARPSSKLSRRTQSSSSSSVRSSSSRTTVVPDASRTKDYGKSSSRSSNATETVQEPSGSQEWLRPIEQPTSYSIPESKKTGSPVYQNSSSRSYSATETPSASSQFRSSERLASQEWRRPVEQAAPKPKVESKRSSRVETSKSFAREESSNTPPVDVRSERIETTESSRPPGSKSFGREQSSNSLKIKRSESSESSKSSGFKSFARDQASNLPAKVVKPERTEPSKFSPPKSFTREQTSNPAPKIVRSESSETSKSSSSVGKASHVHPKLPDSDDLFAKFAALKQNRQ from the exons ATGCTTCACAGGAGCTTCAAGCCCGCCAAAtg CAAAACGGCGCTGAAGCTTGCCGTTTCGAGAATAAAGCTGTTGAAGAATAAGAAAGATGCCCAGGTGAAGCAGATAAAGAAGGAATTGGCTCAAATGATGGAGAGTGGTCAGTACAGGACTGCTAGGATTCGG GTTGAACATGTGGTGAGGGAAGAGAAGTTGAGGGCAGCTTATGAACTTGTTGAAATTTATTGCGAGCTTATTGCAGCACGATTGTCGATGGTTGAGGCGCAGAA AAACTGCCCAATTGATCTGAAGGAAGCAGTATCAAGTGTAATGTTTGCATCTCCTAGATGTTCGGATGTACCAGAACTTATGGATATCCGCAAACATTTTACAGCAAAATATGGAAAGGAGTTTGTCTCTGCAGCTGTTGAACTTCGCCCGGATAGTGGTGTAAGCCGCATG TTAATAGAAAAATTATCTACGAAATCACCTGATGGCCCTACCAAGATGAAGATTTTGGCTGCAATTGCAGAGGAACATAATGTCAAATGGGATCCCGAGGCATTCGAAGAGAAGCCTCCTGAGGATCTTCTG AATGGACCAAATACTTTTGGCATGGCCGCTCTGGATTCTGCCCCACCTCCACCTTCTCATGATGTCAGGGTACCTCCTAATTTTCAAATTCCACCTAGTAGCATGGCCAGTAAAGCTCATGTGGAACCTCCCCCTGATTATCAATCCCCTAATGCTCAAGTTCCACGCAGAAAATATGAGTATCATGATGGATCCATGAACTCAAATGAGCAGAATGCAAGATCATCACCCCGCGTGGAGGATTCTGCTTCTACAAATATTTCTGCCAACAAAGCAACCACATCTGCAGAATTTCATCCAGAAACGACATCTTCAG GAAACAGAAGTGATAGAATGGAAATGCATGCATTTCCTGGGGATGATAATTCTTCAGGCAGGCAGAACTGGAATATGCAATTCAAGGATGCCGCCTCAGCAGCACAGGCAGCTGCTGAAGCAGCAGAACGAGCAGGCATGGCAGCCAGAGCAGCTGCAGAACTGTCGAGGCAATATTCATCTGAAATGCGCAATAGAAGTAACCAGTCAGCCTATGTGCCAACTAATACAAGTGCCAATAATAATGATCATTTGGTGAATAATCTCCAGACAGCAGATCAATATCCTCAAAAGAAGTCACCTGAACATCAAAGACATGACAGTTTAGATAAGGTGAGCAAGAAGAGAGAATCTGGTTATTCTCAGGATACGCTTGCGAGTGATATGCAAGCAACTGTCGAACCTGACAATATTCCCTACTTTGGAAATTTAAGATCTGAAAAGAAACCTAGCAAGAGTTCCTCCCTATCTGGTTCAAGCATTGGTAGTGGTCATCAGGAAGATGTTTTGAAAGAGGATGataatttcaattattttGCAGATCTGGGTACTGGAAAACAATCTATCAGGtctccctctcctcctcaTCCAGGGCAATTTACTGAAATTAGTAACACTCATGGTAATTTTTCAAGTGTTTCTGGTGAGGTTCCTTTTGTTAGTGCTGTTAACAGCCATCAAAGCACAATTGGAATGACTTCTGAGGGAAATTCTTCTCTGGTTTTTGATGATTCTGGTTCAGATGATGATAAATATAAGGGACAAGAATCAAGTTTGTTTTTTGCTTCTCCTGCTAGAAACTCCTTTCCTTCAGCTAGTTTAGATCCTTGGAGTTTCGAGCCAAAGACAGATGAAGTACCATTCAAGAGCGTTTCACCATTACGTTCTTCACCAGTGCAGCACTCCGTCCCCATCTTTTCTGAAGGTTTGGCAGGTACTGCAGTCTCTTCAGAACCAAATGACTTTATGCCTGTTGCTTTTGATGCTTCAGATGGCCCAAGTTCAGACAGTGAGGAGGAGCTAGACATGTCTAAGCTTGTCCCGAGCAGAGATTCTAAATTTTCACATGAGAAGACTGTTCAGTCCTTAAATTCAGGGAAGAGCCAGAGTGCTATCCATAGGTCATTAGCATCTTCATCCTATGATGAAATACATCCTGAAAGAAGCCAGAGAATGGAATATAGTGTTTTCTCAGATAAAGGGTTTGATGATAATGAATTTCTTGGTAGTGAACCATCTCCAAGACAGAAAAAATCTGGATTAGATACTAATGCCAAGGAACATTTACCTCAAACATTGAAAGACAGTGAGGAATGTAGTTGTGTAAGTGATACTGACAGTGACTTATTGGCCTTTGGGGTCTTGAAAGGTGGCCTCAGGAACAAGGGTTTTAGGCATCCACCATATAATCGGATTTTATCAGGCAATGCTTTTTCGGGAAAACAAGATACTCGAGATACTCCACGGGTCAGGGCTTCGGTTGTTGCTAATATGTCTGGTGAAGAGCCACATAGCCGGAAAGGGAGCACTAAGCTAGATAAAGAAAAAAGCACGAAAACCCCCATCACATATGTTGCTCCTGATGATGATTCTTCAGAGGATGAACTCTCACATGAAACTCTAAGTAGTAGTCGCCAAGACCTGTACAATCAGAAGTTGGTCTCTCCAGTAgtacttgatgattcttcagaGGATGAACTCTCACATGTAACTCTTGGCAGTAATGGCCAAGACCTGTACCATCAGAAATCAGTCTCCCAAGAAAAGACAAGCTCAAGTTCTGCATTTTTCTTAAATTCAGATGATAGTGAGGCTGAGGAAGATATTCCTAGAAAAGTTTCCACCACCAACGCTCGTCCAAGTTCAAAACTTTCTAGAAGGACACAGTCCTCTTCTTCAAGTTCTGTTAGAAGTTCTAGCTCAAGGACAACAGTTGTACCTGATGCATCAAGGACTAAAGATTACGGAAAATCTTCTTCTAGAAGTTCTAATGCCACTGAAACTGTACAGGAGCCCTCAGGAAGTCAGGAATGGCTGAGACCTATAGAACAACCAACTTCATATTCAATTCCAGAATCCAAGAAGACTGGGTCACCAGTCTATCAGAATTCCTCCTCAAGAAGTTATAGTGCCACCGAAACTCCTAGTGCCTCATCTCAGTTCAGGAGCTCAGAACGTTTGGCAAGTCAGGAGTGGCGCAGACCAGTAGAACAAGCAGCTCCTAAGCCGAAAGTGGAATCTAAGAGGTCCTCACGTGTAGAGACTTCAAAGTCGTTTGCAAGGGAGGAATCATCCAATACGCCTCCAGTAGATGTGAGATCAGAGAGAATTGAAACTACTGAATCTTCAAGGCCCCCAGGATCAAAGTCGTTTGGAAGAGAACAATCATCTAATTCTCTTAAGATAAAAAGATCAGAAAGCAGCGAAAGTTCCAAGTCCTCGGGTTTCAAGTCATTTGCTAGAGACCAAGCATCCAATCTGCCTGCAAAGGTGGTAAAACCAGAGAGAACTGAACCTTCAAAGTTCTCTCCTCCAAAGTCATTCACAAGGGAGCAAACTTCTAACCCTGCTCCAAAGATTGTAAGATCAGAAAGCTCTGAAACTTCAAAGTCCTCCTCTTCAGTGGGAAAGGCTTCTCATGTCCACCCGAAGCTTCCCGACTCTGATGACTTGTTTGCCAAGTTTGCAGCCCTCAAGCAGAATCGTCAATAA
- the LOC126795078 gene encoding probable phospholipase A2 homolog 1, with translation MLGASAVATRVAAAFAVAVILLVSVAHCSNNNSEGLCSRTCAAENCNSVGIRYGKYCGVGWTGCPGEKPCDDVDACCKIHDDCVGNTGINDVKCHEKFKKCIKKVQKSGKVGFSKQCPYETVVPTMVQGMDLAIMFSQFSNSKLEL, from the exons ATGTTGGGAGCTTCTGCCGTAGCGACTCGCGTCGCCGCCGCATTCGCCGTCGCCGTCATCCTCCTCGTCTCCGTCGCCCACTGCTCCAACAACAACTCCGAG GGGCTGTGCAGCAGAACTTGCGCAGCTGAGAATTGCAATT CGGTTGGGATTCGGTACGGGAAGTACTGTGGAGTAGGGTGGACCGGCTGCCCTGGAGAGAAGCCGtgtgatgatgttgatgcttGCTGCAAGATTCATGATGACTGTGTTGGTAATACAG GTATTAATGATGTAAAATGCCATGAGAAGTTCAAGAAATGTATAAAGAAAGTACAAAAATCAGGGAAGGTTGGATTTTCAAAGCAGTGCCCATATGAAACAGTCGTGCCTACTATGGTGCAGGGTATGGATTTGGCCATCATGTTCAGCCAGTTTAGCAATTCAAAGCTTGAACTATGA